The Impatiens glandulifera chromosome 8, dImpGla2.1, whole genome shotgun sequence genome includes a window with the following:
- the LOC124911914 gene encoding fe-S cluster assembly factor HCF101, chloroplastic produces MSSLVGSILVQQEKPFALSPGSQAQRNVRRVWTSRKCSALSSVSATANVGQVSTRAAEEDVLKALSQIIDPDFGTDIVSCGFVKDMNIDKASGEVSFRLELTTPACPIKDMFEQKANEVVAALPWVKKVNVTMSAQPAKPAFVGQLPAGLQTISNIIAVSSCKGGVGKSTVAVNLAYTLAGMGARVGIFDADVYGPSLPTMVSPENRVLEMNPEKKSIIPTEYLGVKLVSFGFAGQGRAIMRGPMVSGVINQLLTTADWGELDYLVIDMPPGTGDIHLTLCQVAPLTAAVIVTTPQKLSFIDVAKGVRMFSKLKVPCVAVVENMCYFDADEKRYYPFGRGSGSQVVQQFGIPNLFDLPIRPTLSASGDSGIPDVVADPLSEVAKIFQDLGVCVVQQCAKIRQQVSTAVTYDKSLKVIKVKVPNSDEEFLLHPATVRRNDRSAQSVDEWTGEQKLQFADVSEDIEPEEIRPMGNYAVSITWPDGFSQIAPYDQLQTIERLVDIPLPASIPLSL; encoded by the exons ATGTCTTCTCTTGTAGGTTCGATACTTGTTCAACAAGAGAAACCGTTTGCTTTATCACCCGGTTCTCAGGCTCAGAGGAATGTTAGGCGAGTGTGGACATCGCGCAAATGCTCTGCTTTGAGCTCCGTTTCTGCTACAGCTAATGTCGGCCAAG TGTCTACTAGGGCTGCAGAGGAAGATGTATTAAAAGCCTTATCTCAAATTATTGACCCTGACTTTGGGACGGACATTGTTTCATGTGGTTTTGTGAAGGATATGAATATAGACAAAGCTTCTGGAGAG GTTTCATTTCGGTTAGAGCTAACTACACCAGCATGTCCGATCAAGGACATG TTTGAGCAAAAAGCAAATGAGGTGGTGGCTGCACTTCCCTGGGTTAAAAAGGTCAACGTTACAATGTCCGCACAACCAGCAAAACCTGCTTTTGTGGGACAACTTCCTGCTGGGCTACAAACAATATCAAATATTATAGCAGTATCAAGTTGCAAG GGAGGAGTAGGAAAGTCAACTGTAGCCGTAAACTTAGCATACACTTTGGCTGGTATGGGTGCTAGAGTTGGTATCTTTGATGCTGATGTCTATGGCCCTAGTTTACCAACAATGGTTTCTCCCGAAAATAGGGTACTCGAAATG AATCCAGAGAAGAAGTCTATCATTCCAACTGAATACTTGGGAGTAAAGTTGGTCTCTTTTGGATTTGCTGGACAAGGTCGTGCAATAATGAGGGGTCCAATGGTGTCAGGAGTCATCAACCAATTGCTGACCACAGCTGATTG GGGGGAACTAGATTATCTTGTTATTGACATGCCACCTGGAACAGGTGATATACATCTCACCTTATGCCAG GTGGCACCATTAACTGCTGCTGTCATAGTTACCACGCCTCAGAAGCTGTCTTTCATTGATGTTGCGAAAGGAGTTAGAATGTTTTCAAAGCTGAAG GTTCCATGTGTAGCTGTAGTTGAAAACATGTGCTATTTTGATGCTGATGAGAAACGTTACTATCCGTTTGGCAGAGGTTCAGGCTCTCAG GTTGTTCAGCAATTTGGAATCCCCAATCTGTTTGATCTTCCAATCAGACCAACG CTATCTGCATCTGGAGATAGTGGGATTCCCGATGTAGTAGCCGATCCACTAAGCGAAGTCGCCAAGATATTCCAAGACCTTGGTGTTTGTGTTGTGCAACAGTGTGCCAAAATCCGGCAACAAG TTTCAACAGCAGTAACCTATGATAAATCCCTCAAGGTAATAAAGGTCAAGGTACCAAATTCAGATGAAGAATTCCTTTTGCATCCTGCAACCGTAAGACGAAATGATCGTTCTGCCCAAAGTGTA gaTGAGTGGACAGGGGAGCAGAAGTTGCAATTTGCAGATGTTTCAGAAGATATTGAACCTGAAGAAATTCGTCCAATGGGAAACTATGCCGTATCTATAACTTGGCCAGATGGATTTAGCCAG ATTGCTCCTTATGATCAACTGCAAACAATCGAGCGTCTGGTAGATATTCCACTGCCAGCTTCTATACCTCTATCGCTGTAA